A stretch of the Epinephelus fuscoguttatus linkage group LG2, E.fuscoguttatus.final_Chr_v1 genome encodes the following:
- the psmb1 gene encoding proteasome subunit beta type-1, producing the protein MLSSHTFGDPGKMKEYHYTGPVEHRFSPYAFNGGTVLAVAGEDFAIVASDTRLSEGYSIHSRDSPKCYKLTDTTVIGCSGFHGDCLTLTKIIDARLKMYKHSNNKTMTCGAIAAMLSTILYGRRFFPYYVYNIIGGLDEEGKGAVYSFDPVGSYQRDTYKAGGSASAMLQPLLDNQIGFKNMEGVQHVPLTQDKAVQLVKDVFISAAERDVYTGDALRICIINKEGISEQTIPLRKD; encoded by the exons ATGCTGTCCTCTCATACGTTTGGAGATCCGGGCAAAATGAAAGAGTATCATTATACTGGCCCAGTAGAGCACCGGTTCTCACCGTACGCTTTCAACGGAGG AACCGTACTAGCTGTTGCTGGAGAAGACTTCGCCATCGTAGCCTCAGACACCAGGCTGAGTGAAGGCTACTCAATCCACAGTCGTGACTCGCCAAAATGCTACAAGCT GACAGACACAACCGTCATTGGCTGCAGTGGTTTCCATGGAGACTGCTTAACTCTGACTAAAATCATTGATGCCAGACTAAAG ATGTACAAACATTCAAACAATAAGACAATGACCTGTGGCGCCATCGCAGCCATGTTGTCCACCATCCTGTACGGCAGGAGGTTCTTTCCCTACTATGTCTACAACATCATTGGAGGTCTGGATGAAGAGG GCAAGGGAGCAGTGTACAGTTTTGACCCAGTGGGCTCCTACCAGAGAGACACCTACAAGGCCGGAGGATCAGCAAGTGCCATGCTACAGCCACTGCTGGACAACCAG ATTGGTTTCAAGAACATGGAGGGTGTGCAGCACGTTCCCCTGACTCAGGACAAGGCAGTTCAGCTGGTCAAAGATGTCTTCATCTCAGCTGCTGAGAGAGATGTTTACACCGGAGATGCCCTTCGGATCTGCATCATCAACAAGGAGGGCATCAGTGAGCAGACTATACCATTGAGGAAAGACTGA
- the phf10 gene encoding PHD finger protein 10 — protein sequence MAAVLPIRPPCDSNPATPGAQSLKEDVTEEESNDGSQPPKRRRMGSGDSSRSCDTSSQDLGLTYFPAENLTEYKWPADDTGEYYMLQEQVSEYLGVTSFKRKYPDMERRDLSHKEKLYLREQNVITETQCTLGLTALRSDEVIDLMIKEYPTKHSEYSVILQERERQRIAKEYSQMQQQNPQKVEASKVPEYIKKAAKKAAEFNMNFNRERMEERRAYFDLQTHIIQVPQGRFKVLAPELTRTGPYPVALIPGQFQDYYKRYSPNELRYLPLNTALFEPPLDPELPALDSEPDSDDAEDGKEDKKNKNSSDSSSGNASDVESQEGGGHKSKAKDRTSTPGKDGNQRHSASHKATPGYKPKVIPNAICGICQKGKEANKRGKPEALIHCSQCDNSGHPSCLDMSKELVSVIQTYRWQCMECKTCTVCQQPHHEDEMMFCDKCDRGYHTFCVGMDSIPTGLWVCEVCDKDFTTPKKKGGATTPKKSKSAKK from the exons ATGGCTGCTGTGCTCCCCATCAGACCGCCCTGCGACAGCAACCCCGCTACTCCAGGAGCACAATCCTTAAAG GAGGATGTTACAGAGGAGGAGTCCAATGATGGCAGCCAACCTCCCAAGAGAAGGAGAATGGGTTCAGGGGACAGCTCTCGAAGCTGCGATACTTCAAGTCAAGACCTTGG CCTGACATATTTCCCAGCAGAGAACCTGACAGAGTACAAGTGGCCTGCAGATGACACAGGAGAGTATTACATGCTGCAGGAGCAGGTCAGCGAGTATCTGGGAGTCACATCCTTCAAGAGGAAGTACCCAG ACATGGAGAGGAGAGACTTGTCCCATAAAGAGAAGCTATACCTGCGTgaacaaaatgtcatcactgaGACACAGTGTACTCTGG GTCTGACAGCTCTGCGGAGTGATGAGGTGATAGATCTGATGATAAAGGAGTATCCCACCAAACACTCGGAGTATTCAGTCATACTGCAGGAGAGAGAGCGGCAGAGGATAGCTAAGGAGTACTCT CAAATGCAGCAGCAGAACCCTCAGAAGGTGGAGGCCAGCAAGGTTCCTGAGTACATTAAAAAGGCAGCTAAAAAAGCTGCAGAGTTCAACATGAACTTCAACAGGGAGCGTATGGAAGAAAGGAGAGCTTACTTTGACCTCCAGACACAT ATTATCCAGGTGCCTCAGGGGAGGTTCAAGGTGCTGGCTCCAGAGCTGACGAGGACAGGGCCCTACCCTGTGGCTCTCATACCAGGACAGTTCCAAGACTACTACAAACG GTACTCCCCCAATGAGCTGCGGTACTTGCCATTGAACACAGCTCTATTTGAGCCTCCACTGGATCCAGAGCTCCCTGCGCTGGACTCAGAACCAGACTCAGATGACGCAGAGGATGGCAAGGAGGACAAAAAGAACAAGAACTCATCT GACAGTTCTTCAGGCAACGCATCAGACGTGGAGAGCCAGGAAGGAGGCGGACACAAGTCCAAGGCCAAAGACAGGACATCCACGCCAGGCAAAGACGGCAACCAGCGCCATTCTGCCTCCCACAAAGCCACCCCAGGGTACAAG CCTAAGGTCATTCCCAATGCTATATGTGGCATTTGCCAGAAGGGTAAAGAGGCCAACAAGAGGGGCAAGCCAGAGGCTCTCATTCACTGCTCCCAATGTGATAACAGCG GCCACCCGTCTTGCTTGGACATGAGCAAGGAGCTGGTGAGTGTGATCCAGACATACCGCTGGCAGTGTATGGAGTGCAAGACGTGCACCGTGTGTCAGCAGCCCCACCATGAGGACGAGATGATGTTCTGCGACAAATGTGACCGAGGATACCACACGTTCTGCGTGGGCATGGACTCCATACCTACTG GTCTTTGGGTATGTGAGGTTTGTGATAAGGATTTCACCACACCCAAGAAGAAGGGAGGAGCCACAACACCGAAGAAGTCCAAGTCAGCTAAAAAATGA